One part of the Vicugna pacos chromosome 20, VicPac4, whole genome shotgun sequence genome encodes these proteins:
- the CAGE1 gene encoding cancer-associated gene 1 protein isoform X5 produces the protein MKVLAELFSPEASQMVVILCLHMTFSLCLGGVSSDLNIGNYSQNVLNQPVDINISSFRQFEPLCKFHQREAFNNEMITFQNLTEGLPYAKEPELQCHVYNDAKDTNIQKDSFKEESPVESSTSADQDQLALECVRQSPRSPSLIHCTGGTLKFMEVSLANSTAMETAFNPSQPQNFLCKENVHGDVEQLVYKENSFHLLNQRANYKAEEIAGSSKGIQNSADIPEMSVKHQKEVAVEGRESSEIVSCWSPIGISWSGGASREGCMTPNTEQSLESPWPLEEDMALNEVLRKLKHTNREQQTLIQDLQRSNMYLEKKVEELQMKTTKQQVSVDIMNKLKENVEELIEDKYRVMLEKNDTEKTLRNVHEVLVDTQQCLQESRNEKETLQQELKKIKSNYVSLQERYTTEMQQKKQAASQCLMMDRALSKKEEEVERLQQLKEELEEATASALGLLKREQETREQELLSLQEEFQKREKENLDERRKLKSRLEKLVAQVQNLQFTSENEKAKNTKLQQQIDEVRNENAKLQQQVARSEEQNYVPKSETVQLKERLEEVMESDMGKDAKMIHSDLFLTHSPCEGENLNPPDMKRMSPLTSKIHSLLALMVGLLTCQDITSPDAEHFKETEKVSDIMLQKLKTFHLKKNNLDKELLKHKDRITTFRELIANEKSFQDQVTEVTDFDSNETKNVRDIPVLLGAKLDQYHNLNEELDFLVTSYEEIIECADQRLVISHSQIARLEERNKHLEDLIRRPREKARRPRRRSHQKSMTVVHRRGKLCSLTAWRSEVPVNHK, from the exons atgaaggtgctggcagagctgttttctcctgaggcctctcagATGGTGGTCATCTTGTGTCTCCACATGAccttttctctgtgcctgggtgGTGTCTCTTCTG ATCTCAACATTGGAAATTACTCACAGAATGTGCTAAACCAGCCAGTTGACATCAACATCTCTTCCTTCAGACAGTTTGAACCCCTGTGCAAATTTCATCAGAGAGAAGCATTTAATAATGAAATGATAACATTTCAGAATCTGACAGAAGGCTTACCTTATGCCAAGGAGCCAGAATTGCAATGTCATGTATATAATGATGCAAAAGACACCAATATACAGAAAGATTCATTTAAGGAAGAAAGTCCAGTGGAAAGTAGCACTTCCGCAGATCAAGATCAACTTGCTCTAGAGTGTGTCAGACAATCTCCCAGAAGCCCGTCTCTAATCCACTGCACTGGAGGGACACTGAAATTCATGGAAGTGTCACTGGCTAATAGCACTGCCATGGAAACTGCCTTCAACCCTAGTCAGCCTCAGAACTTCTTGTGTAAGGAAAATGTGCATGGAGATGTTGAACAACTCGTTTATAAAGAGAATAGCTTTCACCTGCTTAATCAGAGAGCTAATTATAAAGCAGAGGAG ATTGCAGGTTCTTCCAAaggaatacagaattctgcagATATTCCTGAGATGTCAGTCAAGCACCAAAAGGAAGTCGCAGTGGAGGGCAGAGAGAGTTCAGAGATTGTCTCATGTTGGTCTCCGATAGGCATTTCTTGGAGTGGTGGGGCATCTCGGGAGGGCTGCATGACACCCAACACAGAGCAAAGCTTGGAAAGCCCATGGCCTCTGGAAGAGGACATGGCTTTAAATGAAGTCCTGAGGAAATTAAAACATACTAACAGAGAACAGCAGACTCTGATCCAAGACCTGCAGCGTAGTAACATGTATTTAGAGAAGAAGGTTGAAGAACTGCAGATGAAGACTACTAAACAGCAGGTGTCCGTGGACATCATGAATAAGCTAAAGGAGAATGTCGAGGAATTAATTGAAGACAAATACAGAGTGATGCTAGAGAAGAATGATACGGAGAAGACACTGCGGAATGTGCATGAGGTTTTAGTTGACACGCAACAATGTCTTCAGGAGTCCAGGAATGAAAAGGAAACCTTACAGCAAGAGCTTAAGAAGATCAAGAGCAATTATGTCAGTCTACAGGAAAGGTACACGACTGAAATGCAACAGAAGAAGCAAGCTGCAAGTCAGTGCTTAATGATGGACAGAGCCTTGAGCAAGAAAGAAGAAGAGGTCGAGAGGCTGCAGCAACTCAAAGAAGAGTTGGAAGAGGCCACCGCTTCCGCTCTGGGCTTGTTGAAAAGGGAGCAGGAGACGCGAGAACAAGAGCTCCTGTCTCTACAGGAGGAGTTCCAGAAGCGTGAAAAGGAAAACCTGGACGAGAGACGGAAGCTGAAATCTAGGCTTGAGAAACTGGTCGCTCAAGTTCAAAATCTGCAGTTCACTTCTGAGAATGAAAAGGCCAAGAATACAAAACTTCAGCAGCAGATCGAcgaagtgagaaatgagaacgCGAAACTTCAGCAGCAGGTTGCAAGGAGCGAGGAGCAAAATTACGTCCCTAAATCTGAGACAGTGCAGCTAAAGGAGCGCTTAGAGGAAGTGATGGAGTCAGACATGGGGAAG GATGCAAAGATGATACATTCTGATTTGTTCCTGACTCACTCACCTTGTGAAGGAGAGAACCTGAATCCTCCAGATATGAAAAGAATGTCTCCACTGACCTCCAAAATTCACAGTCTTCTGGCTCTGATGGTAGGACTTCTCACATGccag GACATCACCAGTCCCGATGCTGAACATTTCAAAGAGACTGAGAAAGTTAGTGATATAATGCTACAAAAACTGAAGACTTTTCatctaaaaaagaataatttagaTAAAGAG ctACTGAAACATAAAGACAGAATCACAACTTTCAGAGAGTTAATTGCCAATGAAAAATCATTTCAAGATCAGGTTACTGAG GTTACAGACTTTGATTCAAATGAAACCAAGAATGTCAGAGACATACCTGTCCTACTGGGAGCCAAACTGGATCAGTACCACAACCTAAACGAAGAGCTTGATTTCTTG GTTACATCATATGAAGAAATTATCGAATGTGCTGACCAAAGGCTCGTGATATCCCACTCCCAGATTGCGCG tttagaagagagaaataaacatttggaaGACTTAATTAGAAGGCCCAGAGAAAAAGCCAGAAGACCAAg ACGAAGAAGTCATCAGAAGTCCATGACCGTG GTGCACAGGAGAGGGAAGCTCTGCTCACTCACAGCGTGGAGGTCCGAGGTACCTGTGAACCACAAGTAA
- the CAGE1 gene encoding cancer-associated gene 1 protein isoform X10, with the protein MKVLAELFSPEASQMVVILCLHMTFSLCLGGVSSDLNIGNYSQNVLNQPVDINISSFRQFEPLCKFHQREAFNNEMITFQNLTEGLPYAKEPELQCHVYNDAKDTNIQKDSFKEESPVESSTSADQDQLALECVRQSPRSPSLIHCTGGTLKFMEVSLANSTAMETAFNPSQPQNFLCKENVHGDVEQLVYKENSFHLLNQRANYKAEEIAGSSKGIQNSADIPEMSVKHQKEVAVEGRESSEIVSCWSPIGISWSGGASREGCMTPNTEQSLESPWPLEEDMALNEVLRKLKHTNREQQTLIQDLQRSNMYLEKKVEELQMKTTKQQVSVDIMNKLKENVEELIEDKYRVMLEKNDTEKTLRNVHEVLVDTQQCLQESRNEKETLQQELKKIKSNYVSLQERYTTEMQQKKQAASQCLMMDRALSKKEEEVERLQQLKEELEEATASALGLLKREQETREQELLSLQEEFQKREKENLDERRKLKSRLEKLVAQVQNLQFTSENEKAKNTKLQQQIDEVRNENAKLQQQVARSEEQNYVPKSETVQLKERLEEVMESDMGKDAKMIHSDLFLTHSPCEGENLNPPDMKRMSPLTSKIHSLLALMVGLLTCQDITSPDAEHFKETEKVSDIMLQKLKTFHLKKNNLDKELLKHKDRITTFRELIANEKSFQDQVTEVTDFDSNETKNVRDIPVLLGAKLDQYHNLNEELDFLICLLLVETVSGFRGPSIQL; encoded by the exons atgaaggtgctggcagagctgttttctcctgaggcctctcagATGGTGGTCATCTTGTGTCTCCACATGAccttttctctgtgcctgggtgGTGTCTCTTCTG ATCTCAACATTGGAAATTACTCACAGAATGTGCTAAACCAGCCAGTTGACATCAACATCTCTTCCTTCAGACAGTTTGAACCCCTGTGCAAATTTCATCAGAGAGAAGCATTTAATAATGAAATGATAACATTTCAGAATCTGACAGAAGGCTTACCTTATGCCAAGGAGCCAGAATTGCAATGTCATGTATATAATGATGCAAAAGACACCAATATACAGAAAGATTCATTTAAGGAAGAAAGTCCAGTGGAAAGTAGCACTTCCGCAGATCAAGATCAACTTGCTCTAGAGTGTGTCAGACAATCTCCCAGAAGCCCGTCTCTAATCCACTGCACTGGAGGGACACTGAAATTCATGGAAGTGTCACTGGCTAATAGCACTGCCATGGAAACTGCCTTCAACCCTAGTCAGCCTCAGAACTTCTTGTGTAAGGAAAATGTGCATGGAGATGTTGAACAACTCGTTTATAAAGAGAATAGCTTTCACCTGCTTAATCAGAGAGCTAATTATAAAGCAGAGGAG ATTGCAGGTTCTTCCAAaggaatacagaattctgcagATATTCCTGAGATGTCAGTCAAGCACCAAAAGGAAGTCGCAGTGGAGGGCAGAGAGAGTTCAGAGATTGTCTCATGTTGGTCTCCGATAGGCATTTCTTGGAGTGGTGGGGCATCTCGGGAGGGCTGCATGACACCCAACACAGAGCAAAGCTTGGAAAGCCCATGGCCTCTGGAAGAGGACATGGCTTTAAATGAAGTCCTGAGGAAATTAAAACATACTAACAGAGAACAGCAGACTCTGATCCAAGACCTGCAGCGTAGTAACATGTATTTAGAGAAGAAGGTTGAAGAACTGCAGATGAAGACTACTAAACAGCAGGTGTCCGTGGACATCATGAATAAGCTAAAGGAGAATGTCGAGGAATTAATTGAAGACAAATACAGAGTGATGCTAGAGAAGAATGATACGGAGAAGACACTGCGGAATGTGCATGAGGTTTTAGTTGACACGCAACAATGTCTTCAGGAGTCCAGGAATGAAAAGGAAACCTTACAGCAAGAGCTTAAGAAGATCAAGAGCAATTATGTCAGTCTACAGGAAAGGTACACGACTGAAATGCAACAGAAGAAGCAAGCTGCAAGTCAGTGCTTAATGATGGACAGAGCCTTGAGCAAGAAAGAAGAAGAGGTCGAGAGGCTGCAGCAACTCAAAGAAGAGTTGGAAGAGGCCACCGCTTCCGCTCTGGGCTTGTTGAAAAGGGAGCAGGAGACGCGAGAACAAGAGCTCCTGTCTCTACAGGAGGAGTTCCAGAAGCGTGAAAAGGAAAACCTGGACGAGAGACGGAAGCTGAAATCTAGGCTTGAGAAACTGGTCGCTCAAGTTCAAAATCTGCAGTTCACTTCTGAGAATGAAAAGGCCAAGAATACAAAACTTCAGCAGCAGATCGAcgaagtgagaaatgagaacgCGAAACTTCAGCAGCAGGTTGCAAGGAGCGAGGAGCAAAATTACGTCCCTAAATCTGAGACAGTGCAGCTAAAGGAGCGCTTAGAGGAAGTGATGGAGTCAGACATGGGGAAG GATGCAAAGATGATACATTCTGATTTGTTCCTGACTCACTCACCTTGTGAAGGAGAGAACCTGAATCCTCCAGATATGAAAAGAATGTCTCCACTGACCTCCAAAATTCACAGTCTTCTGGCTCTGATGGTAGGACTTCTCACATGccag GACATCACCAGTCCCGATGCTGAACATTTCAAAGAGACTGAGAAAGTTAGTGATATAATGCTACAAAAACTGAAGACTTTTCatctaaaaaagaataatttagaTAAAGAG ctACTGAAACATAAAGACAGAATCACAACTTTCAGAGAGTTAATTGCCAATGAAAAATCATTTCAAGATCAGGTTACTGAG GTTACAGACTTTGATTCAAATGAAACCAAGAATGTCAGAGACATACCTGTCCTACTGGGAGCCAAACTGGATCAGTACCACAACCTAAACGAAGAGCTTGATTTCTTG ATCTGCTTACTTTTGGTGGAGACTGTGAGTGGGTTCAGGGGTCCTAGCATCCAGCTCTGA
- the CAGE1 gene encoding cancer-associated gene 1 protein isoform X6, with product MKVLAELFSPEASQMVVILCLHMTFSLCLGGVSSDLNIGNYSQNVLNQPVDINISSFRQFEPLCKFHQREAFNNEMITFQNLTEGLPYAKEPELQCHVYNDAKDTNIQKDSFKEESPVESSTSADQDQLALECVRQSPRSPSLIHCTGGTLKFMEVSLANSTAMETAFNPSQPQNFLCKENVHGDVEQLVYKENSFHLLNQRANYKAEEIAGSSKGIQNSADIPEMSVKHQKEVAVEGRESSEIVSCWSPIGISWSGGASREGCMTPNTEQSLESPWPLEEDMALNEVLRKLKHTNREQQTLIQDLQRSNMYLEKKVEELQMKTTKQQVSVDIMNKLKENVEELIEDKYRVMLEKNDTEKTLRNVHEVLVDTQQCLQESRNEKETLQQELKKIKSNYVSLQERYTTEMQQKKQAASQCLMMDRALSKKEEEVERLQQLKEELEEATASALGLLKREQETREQELLSLQEEFQKREKENLDERRKLKSRLEKLVAQVQNLQFTSENEKAKNTKLQQQIDEVRNENAKLQQQVARSEEQNYVPKSETVQLKERLEEVMESDMGKDAKMIHSDLFLTHSPCEGENLNPPDMKRMSPLTSKIHSLLALMVGLLTCQDITSPDAEHFKETEKVSDIMLQKLKTFHLKKNNLDKELLKHKDRITTFRELIANEKSFQDQVTEIAKLGHLLESKKDHCNRLIEENDKYQRHLGSLINKVTSYEEIIECADQRLVISHSQIARLEERNKHLEDLIRRPREKARRPRRRSHQKSMTVVHRRGKLCSLTAWRSEVPVNHK from the exons atgaaggtgctggcagagctgttttctcctgaggcctctcagATGGTGGTCATCTTGTGTCTCCACATGAccttttctctgtgcctgggtgGTGTCTCTTCTG ATCTCAACATTGGAAATTACTCACAGAATGTGCTAAACCAGCCAGTTGACATCAACATCTCTTCCTTCAGACAGTTTGAACCCCTGTGCAAATTTCATCAGAGAGAAGCATTTAATAATGAAATGATAACATTTCAGAATCTGACAGAAGGCTTACCTTATGCCAAGGAGCCAGAATTGCAATGTCATGTATATAATGATGCAAAAGACACCAATATACAGAAAGATTCATTTAAGGAAGAAAGTCCAGTGGAAAGTAGCACTTCCGCAGATCAAGATCAACTTGCTCTAGAGTGTGTCAGACAATCTCCCAGAAGCCCGTCTCTAATCCACTGCACTGGAGGGACACTGAAATTCATGGAAGTGTCACTGGCTAATAGCACTGCCATGGAAACTGCCTTCAACCCTAGTCAGCCTCAGAACTTCTTGTGTAAGGAAAATGTGCATGGAGATGTTGAACAACTCGTTTATAAAGAGAATAGCTTTCACCTGCTTAATCAGAGAGCTAATTATAAAGCAGAGGAG ATTGCAGGTTCTTCCAAaggaatacagaattctgcagATATTCCTGAGATGTCAGTCAAGCACCAAAAGGAAGTCGCAGTGGAGGGCAGAGAGAGTTCAGAGATTGTCTCATGTTGGTCTCCGATAGGCATTTCTTGGAGTGGTGGGGCATCTCGGGAGGGCTGCATGACACCCAACACAGAGCAAAGCTTGGAAAGCCCATGGCCTCTGGAAGAGGACATGGCTTTAAATGAAGTCCTGAGGAAATTAAAACATACTAACAGAGAACAGCAGACTCTGATCCAAGACCTGCAGCGTAGTAACATGTATTTAGAGAAGAAGGTTGAAGAACTGCAGATGAAGACTACTAAACAGCAGGTGTCCGTGGACATCATGAATAAGCTAAAGGAGAATGTCGAGGAATTAATTGAAGACAAATACAGAGTGATGCTAGAGAAGAATGATACGGAGAAGACACTGCGGAATGTGCATGAGGTTTTAGTTGACACGCAACAATGTCTTCAGGAGTCCAGGAATGAAAAGGAAACCTTACAGCAAGAGCTTAAGAAGATCAAGAGCAATTATGTCAGTCTACAGGAAAGGTACACGACTGAAATGCAACAGAAGAAGCAAGCTGCAAGTCAGTGCTTAATGATGGACAGAGCCTTGAGCAAGAAAGAAGAAGAGGTCGAGAGGCTGCAGCAACTCAAAGAAGAGTTGGAAGAGGCCACCGCTTCCGCTCTGGGCTTGTTGAAAAGGGAGCAGGAGACGCGAGAACAAGAGCTCCTGTCTCTACAGGAGGAGTTCCAGAAGCGTGAAAAGGAAAACCTGGACGAGAGACGGAAGCTGAAATCTAGGCTTGAGAAACTGGTCGCTCAAGTTCAAAATCTGCAGTTCACTTCTGAGAATGAAAAGGCCAAGAATACAAAACTTCAGCAGCAGATCGAcgaagtgagaaatgagaacgCGAAACTTCAGCAGCAGGTTGCAAGGAGCGAGGAGCAAAATTACGTCCCTAAATCTGAGACAGTGCAGCTAAAGGAGCGCTTAGAGGAAGTGATGGAGTCAGACATGGGGAAG GATGCAAAGATGATACATTCTGATTTGTTCCTGACTCACTCACCTTGTGAAGGAGAGAACCTGAATCCTCCAGATATGAAAAGAATGTCTCCACTGACCTCCAAAATTCACAGTCTTCTGGCTCTGATGGTAGGACTTCTCACATGccag GACATCACCAGTCCCGATGCTGAACATTTCAAAGAGACTGAGAAAGTTAGTGATATAATGCTACAAAAACTGAAGACTTTTCatctaaaaaagaataatttagaTAAAGAG ctACTGAAACATAAAGACAGAATCACAACTTTCAGAGAGTTAATTGCCAATGAAAAATCATTTCAAGATCAGGTTACTGAG ATAGCAAAATTGGGACATCTTCTAGAGTCGAAAAAAGACCACTGCAACAGACTCATTGAAGAAAATGACAAGTATCAAAGACATTTAGGCAGCTTAATAAATAAG GTTACATCATATGAAGAAATTATCGAATGTGCTGACCAAAGGCTCGTGATATCCCACTCCCAGATTGCGCG tttagaagagagaaataaacatttggaaGACTTAATTAGAAGGCCCAGAGAAAAAGCCAGAAGACCAAg ACGAAGAAGTCATCAGAAGTCCATGACCGTG GTGCACAGGAGAGGGAAGCTCTGCTCACTCACAGCGTGGAGGTCCGAGGTACCTGTGAACCACAAGTAA
- the CAGE1 gene encoding cancer-associated gene 1 protein isoform X9: protein MKVLAELFSPEASQMVVILCLHMTFSLCLGGVSSDLNIGNYSQNVLNQPVDINISSFRQFEPLCKFHQREAFNNEMITFQNLTEGLPYAKEPELQCHVYNDAKDTNIQKDSFKEESPVESSTSADQDQLALECVRQSPRSPSLIHCTGGTLKFMEVSLANSTAMETAFNPSQPQNFLCKENVHGDVEQLVYKENSFHLLNQRANYKAEEIAGSSKGIQNSADIPEMSVKHQKEVAVEGRESSEIVSCWSPIGISWSGGASREGCMTPNTEQSLESPWPLEEDMALNEVLRKLKHTNREQQTLIQDLQRSNMYLEKKVEELQMKTTKQQVSVDIMNKLKENVEELIEDKYRVMLEKNDTEKTLRNVHEVLVDTQQCLQESRNEKETLQQELKKIKSNYVSLQERYTTEMQQKKQAASQCLMMDRALSKKEEEVERLQQLKEELEEATASALGLLKREQETREQELLSLQEEFQKREKENLDERRKLKSRLEKLVAQVQNLQFTSENEKAKNTKLQQQIDEVRNENAKLQQQVARSEEQNYVPKSETVQLKERLEEVMESDMGKDAKMIHSDLFLTHSPCEGENLNPPDMKRMSPLTSKIHSLLALMVGLLTCQDITSPDAEHFKETEKVSDIMLQKLKTFHLKKNNLDKELLKHKDRITTFRELIANEKSFQDQVTEVTDFDSNETKNVRDIPVLLGAKLDQYHNLNEELDFLECHEVRGAESGAPPSRMQWETQRDGLG from the exons atgaaggtgctggcagagctgttttctcctgaggcctctcagATGGTGGTCATCTTGTGTCTCCACATGAccttttctctgtgcctgggtgGTGTCTCTTCTG ATCTCAACATTGGAAATTACTCACAGAATGTGCTAAACCAGCCAGTTGACATCAACATCTCTTCCTTCAGACAGTTTGAACCCCTGTGCAAATTTCATCAGAGAGAAGCATTTAATAATGAAATGATAACATTTCAGAATCTGACAGAAGGCTTACCTTATGCCAAGGAGCCAGAATTGCAATGTCATGTATATAATGATGCAAAAGACACCAATATACAGAAAGATTCATTTAAGGAAGAAAGTCCAGTGGAAAGTAGCACTTCCGCAGATCAAGATCAACTTGCTCTAGAGTGTGTCAGACAATCTCCCAGAAGCCCGTCTCTAATCCACTGCACTGGAGGGACACTGAAATTCATGGAAGTGTCACTGGCTAATAGCACTGCCATGGAAACTGCCTTCAACCCTAGTCAGCCTCAGAACTTCTTGTGTAAGGAAAATGTGCATGGAGATGTTGAACAACTCGTTTATAAAGAGAATAGCTTTCACCTGCTTAATCAGAGAGCTAATTATAAAGCAGAGGAG ATTGCAGGTTCTTCCAAaggaatacagaattctgcagATATTCCTGAGATGTCAGTCAAGCACCAAAAGGAAGTCGCAGTGGAGGGCAGAGAGAGTTCAGAGATTGTCTCATGTTGGTCTCCGATAGGCATTTCTTGGAGTGGTGGGGCATCTCGGGAGGGCTGCATGACACCCAACACAGAGCAAAGCTTGGAAAGCCCATGGCCTCTGGAAGAGGACATGGCTTTAAATGAAGTCCTGAGGAAATTAAAACATACTAACAGAGAACAGCAGACTCTGATCCAAGACCTGCAGCGTAGTAACATGTATTTAGAGAAGAAGGTTGAAGAACTGCAGATGAAGACTACTAAACAGCAGGTGTCCGTGGACATCATGAATAAGCTAAAGGAGAATGTCGAGGAATTAATTGAAGACAAATACAGAGTGATGCTAGAGAAGAATGATACGGAGAAGACACTGCGGAATGTGCATGAGGTTTTAGTTGACACGCAACAATGTCTTCAGGAGTCCAGGAATGAAAAGGAAACCTTACAGCAAGAGCTTAAGAAGATCAAGAGCAATTATGTCAGTCTACAGGAAAGGTACACGACTGAAATGCAACAGAAGAAGCAAGCTGCAAGTCAGTGCTTAATGATGGACAGAGCCTTGAGCAAGAAAGAAGAAGAGGTCGAGAGGCTGCAGCAACTCAAAGAAGAGTTGGAAGAGGCCACCGCTTCCGCTCTGGGCTTGTTGAAAAGGGAGCAGGAGACGCGAGAACAAGAGCTCCTGTCTCTACAGGAGGAGTTCCAGAAGCGTGAAAAGGAAAACCTGGACGAGAGACGGAAGCTGAAATCTAGGCTTGAGAAACTGGTCGCTCAAGTTCAAAATCTGCAGTTCACTTCTGAGAATGAAAAGGCCAAGAATACAAAACTTCAGCAGCAGATCGAcgaagtgagaaatgagaacgCGAAACTTCAGCAGCAGGTTGCAAGGAGCGAGGAGCAAAATTACGTCCCTAAATCTGAGACAGTGCAGCTAAAGGAGCGCTTAGAGGAAGTGATGGAGTCAGACATGGGGAAG GATGCAAAGATGATACATTCTGATTTGTTCCTGACTCACTCACCTTGTGAAGGAGAGAACCTGAATCCTCCAGATATGAAAAGAATGTCTCCACTGACCTCCAAAATTCACAGTCTTCTGGCTCTGATGGTAGGACTTCTCACATGccag GACATCACCAGTCCCGATGCTGAACATTTCAAAGAGACTGAGAAAGTTAGTGATATAATGCTACAAAAACTGAAGACTTTTCatctaaaaaagaataatttagaTAAAGAG ctACTGAAACATAAAGACAGAATCACAACTTTCAGAGAGTTAATTGCCAATGAAAAATCATTTCAAGATCAGGTTACTGAG GTTACAGACTTTGATTCAAATGAAACCAAGAATGTCAGAGACATACCTGTCCTACTGGGAGCCAAACTGGATCAGTACCACAACCTAAACGAAGAGCTTGATTTCTTG gaaTGTCATGAGGTACGTGGAGCTGAGAGTGGAGCTCCACCCTCCAGGATGCAGTGGGAGACTCAAAGGGATGGGCTAGGATAA